The Venturia canescens isolate UGA chromosome 4, ASM1945775v1, whole genome shotgun sequence genomic interval AAGGAGTCGTGTTAATAAGTGGTCGATTTGACCTGGAATGCCCCATGCATAGGTAACCCTTTGTGCGCGACAACCGATCTTCCCTATCGCCCTATGCTTGCTTATTCTCGCGAGTgtaaataaaaacttgttcTGTATATAACAGCTTCCGTCGAGCAATCGAGGCTATCGGAAATAAGTCATATTTCTTTCGAGATAATAAGGCAAAATTGGGAGGGGAAAAATAAGGGGTCTGAAACGGGTGTTTGAGGTAGTACACGTGAAAAGCGATGGTGTAAAGATGGGACAACCTTTCGCCTTGTAGTTATGTAAGGTCCCGGGGCTGAGTGACCTTTACTTCGTTCATGGCACGCGGCATTTAGGTATATATACACCGCGCGCCGCGATTACGATGTATCAAtcctgttctgttcgaaagaTGATACTCCCCGATTCGACACGAGAAGATTACGCGTCGCGAATGTCAAAGTCCCGATCGAGCCCAGATAACGgcggaaaaaagtttttctacGACGTCTCTTATTATTAAGCGTTGATTGTATGCAGGAATTCCTTCAAGGGATTTATTCGTCGTCTATTATTCCCTGAAAACATGAGCAGTTCAAGCTGgataaattacgaaactcaaacgattcgtttatttcttttttttttttttttaactgctTGTTATACCGACAAACGAAAACAAAGATATACTTTGGATATCAagattgatgaattttctgcTATTGATATAGCAGTTTTCATGTCCCGTCGCGGTCGGTAACAAGAAACCTAGATGGCATCACTGCTCGAAATGAACATTTGAACTGAAATCACACTGAAATGCAAAAAACGCGCACTCTCCAATTAGGTTATAGGTACTATTTCCCATCAAACGAAGCATGGACAGCGTGGACAAAAAGTTATTGTCCGGTCGATAACGGCTTTGATTTATAACGGTATATAGTAAAAAATGGCCCCCTGTCATTCAGGAAAAGACCGTGGTCAGGTCaaggataaaaataatgtaaaagcAGCAGTAGCAGCAGCGCAAGATTTTGAAAGATCACGCGGCGGGAGGAACGGTTGACATACGAAAAGTCTATTCAATATCCGGGCTCCGGGCTTATTCGCGCAATGCTCAGCCTTTCGTGGACTGTTTGACCGACTTGtgctcatttttcttcttctcctatGCACCGATGACagagttcaattttttcatctactTCCGACATAGGTGCGGTTATAATCTGAATTTATAACGCGTGTGTACGTATGAGTTTGAACCACGACGGAGAAAACTTCCTGAATTCTCTAGAAAACCAAATCTTTTgtgcttcctttttttgagTAAAAcgattttgaaggaaaaatataCCTTTCAAATGTCTTCCCAtgttccttttttaccgaatgatgaagaagaaaaaattgctcaAGCGATTTAGGTTCGAGCAATAAGAGAGCAAAAGTAAAAGTAAAATATCTTCTTCTCCTTTAGTATGGCTATCTCCCTGCGGTGGGGCATGATGTGCCAGAAGTAAAATATCCCCAGGACTGATCGACACGGAACGCGAACGGTGTGTAGAAAGACGACACGAGGAGGCGACGAGGTTCTAAAGAGAAGGGGCACGGATCAGTAGAgtagagtgagagaaagagtggGGACCCGCAATACATTTGACGTCACTGATTTAGGGCCGCCAAGATGGCTGTCAATGTTGATAAGTGTTTTGGTTACTCGTATAATAATTCGCGATAAGAATAATCCCACGGTCCCGTACAATCGAACGGGGCTCGATAGCTCCGTTCGCACGCGGACAAATATCAACGAATCATGTTAGTTAACAATTAGCAACCTTTGGCAAACGCCGTGTAGGCTTTTCGCGTGgatgaaatataataaaaaaaacctaGCGCACGTAACAAGAGAAATAGAGCGCTCGACGCGAAGGGACAGAAAAAATTgctaaataaaatttatatctcGTTTCAACATAATCGCACCGAGAAAAAATcctgtttatttttcaactttttttagtcataaacaaaataaatagtggTGTGCGCCTACAAAATAaatcgagagggagagagcatGGCGGACACCGAGGATGCAGAAGAAGAGATACGACGTGCCCTTTACGTCGTACAATCGATGATTGATATATCGGCCGATCGTCTGGAGGGCCTAAGAACACAGTGCTCAACCAGTGCTGTTCTTACTCAACAAGAAATTCGAACTCTCGAGGtgtgcaaatattttttaaaaagttttcacTATTAAGTAGTTGTTTTTgttcattcaaaattttattcttcctTGAGCTCATAATTTGTTCGATCGAGGTATCCCatatttctaaaaatttttatcaatttcggaaaaaaaaattcattcatgtACCCATACAattctttggaaaaatatttatttaattttctctaCAAAATTCCTGTACTAAGTATTGAATCCTCTTCaataacaaaatttctatAGAACATCATCCAGCATTAGCTCGTTCATATATATTCACCTCTGcaggaaataatattttgcCTAATAatatgataattttttttaaatactgaAACCCTTGACATGTCAACACGAGCAGATTCGGAATATGGAATTTCtataactttccaattttactTTTAATCCATTCATACAAAAGATcgatatttaatttcagggaaaattaatcaaattatATTCGAAGCAACTAGTGACGAAAGCTAAGCTGCCTGTAGACTCTTTACCAGCCGAGATGAGACAATATCCATCGATTCAACAATGGCTGAGAGTAGTGGGTTTGACGCCGGAATCCATACAAATGGTATGCGCTAAAATAGTTTCGTTAGAAATTCTGAAGGAAAAATCTGAGCATGAATTGAGCGGTATCCttggagaaaataatgaacgtCATGCCGAGGAGCTCAGAAGGCTTTGTCGTGCTTTGCACAATTTGCGACGATATATCGGTGAGAAACAACAGTTATTgacatttattatttgaagAAAGGGAAtgtttacaaaaattcatacaCGAGTAGACAGATAATttctgaataataaaatagattatttgagaattaaaaaactgATTCAGAATACATAGTTTCTCAATAGGTTGATATCCAATGATGAGTAATCAAATGACCATTCATCAGACTTACTATAGCTGTATTGAAtatcatttaattttattaaaacgtAAATAGATGTGTTACTGCGAGATGATATGGAAAATAGCGACATGAATTTATACTGGGACTCTTGGGATCGTCATCATCTTCGAAGCGGTCCATCACCGCGTCCAGTAAGATCACGAGTGACTCGAGTTTCAGTGCCCACGGAAGATAGCATTCCGTatcaaaacaacaacaacaataattcgAATAGCGAGACTTTGGGTCAAGCATCTTCGATAATATGTCTGGCAGCCTCTAGCCCGCCGTTGACACCATTGCTTGGTAGACAAGAACGAAGTGAGCCAagcaaatagacaaaaaaagtAGAAACCTAGCAATTTGAATTATTACGTAAACTGACGTATTACTGTGTTGATTTATTTTAGCACCGGGTGTTAAACTTCCAACGACACCTCCACCCAGTAAAAGACACCAAACCGGTTTGCACACTAATTCGACACAACCCGAAGTATTTCCTCTCACTAAATCAAAATCCCACGAATCTCAATTGGCGAATCGTTTGGAAAATGGTGATCCAGCTgcaaggtaaaaaaaagatatgTGTGATAAGTCTAAAAGCAAAATTAGCGTATTGaataattcttgaaaaatagtgTATAAAGATAATTCATGCTTTTCTTTTTGCAGCTGCCCCAATGAACATCTGCAAACTCGTAGACGAAGTCGTTTACCAACGGAGCCAGGTTCTTGCAGCAGCAACGCCGACATAACCACCGAAAGTCTTATGCCAAACACGAATAGTCCCATTAAATCGCCGCCGTATTCGAGCGCCGAAAGTGACGATAACAGCTACAAGGGATCaggttattcatttttcaaccaaAGCTATCTAAACGCATTTTTCTAACTCTATCAAAAAACTGCTAAACTGTCAAATATGTTGACATATATTCAACAACGGTTTTCTGTACttcgaaaattgaatgattccaataacgaaaaattttgTCTACGTTGAGtgttatgagaaaaaaaaacggaattgaaatgaattttttttcttaacaaaCAGTGAGTAGCAGTCTACAAGTGCCAAAGTCTCCACGTACGCCAACGGTGACGCGTGGCATGGGTCACATAATAGCACATCGTTTcacaaaaacttttaaaatgaTGACAACGTGTGACTATTGCGATAAACAAATGTTCATCGGTACAGGATTAAAATGTACCGAGTGCAAGTACAAGTGTCACAGAGACTGCGAATCTAAAGTACCACCTTCTTGTGGCTTACCTCAGGAATTATTCGACGAGTTTAAGAGAACTTTACAAGCAGATGGTAAGTCATGAAGATTACAAAACAATAACACTTGACAGGCACTAATTcgacttatttttcattgatgctCACAGGAAACTTTTTACAAATGTCGCCAATTCAAAAGATATTTTTGCTTCGAAGATGGAACTCTGGAGATGATCTCACATTacaatcaaattttgtttttacaatttatctTTCGATTCACATATGATAAATTAATCGAGCTAAGTACTTATATTATTCTAGGAATGATCAACGCTTCACCCGTACTCAGCAAACTGGGAATCACGTCACCGAATCATCATAATCCCAGCATCCTTAACTCCATGAATCAAAGAGATCGCAGATACCGTACTTATCCTCATCCAGCTATTAATGTGCCGTTCCCGGTAAActgattataaaataaaagctTTATTATATATTCAACGCTTTAAGATAATACAAGCAGATTCGCTTTTCAGTTTTATCAAGCAGTTCGAAATTctcaatattctttttttttcttatccatGTATTTTGATGTTGAAAGGGTGCGGACTCTAGTTCAAATACTTCGAGCTGCAACAGCTCAACGCCTTCTAGTCCAGCATTGCTACCAGGCAACACAACCCAAACGCATCAGGCAACAACCAAACAACAATTCCATTTTCCAGGTATACAAACTTTATCGAGAAATattcttcactttttctttcatctggTGTTGATTGGGttgttaattgttttttttttttttgttataaattcccgaataaaaatatatttggtgCAAGGTTATATTAGtgaagtaaaataaataagaaatgAAGATGTAAAATTTTTACTCCATAAACGTAATCATTGTAGTTATATTAATATGTGAATGCGTTTTGCAGACGTAACGCTTAATGATAGAGGCATCATGTTGGGGAATCATCAACTCGAGGGCACAACAATGTCAAGTGACAGCGATCGTACCGTGAGTATTTCCGGTTCAGGAAGTGTGAGCACAGATTCCGAACGCACACCCGTGAGAGTGGATTCTCAGGACTCCCAGGTTTCGGACGGTGAGCCGGGCGATAGTCGATGGCCTCGACAAAATAGCGTGAGTACATCAATTACTTGTTCGAAGTAAGATTTGAACTGATTTCTGGAATATACTATTTCTACAAATTTTCCTCTTCATCGGAAATGAAataagttttttgttttatgcTTTTAACTGatacattttcatttcaatttcacgTATGATTGTActttaatgaaaagttttcattATTGTGAAATaccttttaatttttcaatactgaAACTCAATGATTAACTCGTTTTGTTCCCACAGTTGTCTATGAGAGAATGGGACATTCCATATGACGAATTAAAGATCGGTGAACCAATCGGTATTGGACGATTTGGTACAGTATATCGTGGCAATTGGCACGGTGACGTAGCTATAAAAGTACTAAACATGGATGATTATCTTGACGATGACAAAACTCTCGAGGCTTTCAAGTTAGAGGTAATTAACTTCAATTTCTTGTTGTTTTAAgattaaattttcataatgTTTTTGTCTATTTTAGTGTCATTCCATATTTTCCGTTGACGAGATTAATTATAGATTATCAAAATAAGTTATaattcttttctattttcgtAGGTTGCAACATTCCGAAAAACGAGACACGAAAATCTAGTTTTATTTATGGGGGCTTGTATGAAACCTCCGCGATTGGCGATTGTCACAAGCATGAGTAAAGGCATGACACTCTACACTCACATTCATCTGCTCAAAGATAAATTTTATATGAACAAAACGACCATTATTGCCCAACAGATCTCTCAGGTAATTGAAATTGTACTATTTACCGTCGGTTTTCATTGCAATTATAGTGGATATTTAACTTTGTGATAAGAGCTGCGACCCATAAGGTTCCAGTAACTTTAAAAGGATTCTCCATTGTAATaatttttctatgaattattcaatCGATTCACTTGATTGAATTTTACGGAATGaccgtttttcttttattgtaaatCAGGGAATGGGGTACCTCCACGCGCGTGGAATTATTCACAAAGATCTGAAGAGCAAAAATATCTTTCTCGAAAATGGTAAGGTCGTTATAACCGATTTCGGCCTTTTCAGCGTTACAAAACTTTGCTACGGTAACAGGTaataattcaactttttttaaattatatttgcttaataaaaaaatatgtatttatattgagaaaaaaaaaagaaaaattacgtGTGGTTAAAGTTCAATTCTACAAAACGTATTATAGAAAGGGAAACGGTTTGAGCATTCCACCCGGTTGGTTATGTTACCTTGCACCGGAAATTGTGCGACGTCTTCGACCTCAACAAAATCGTGATCAAGAAGAATTGCCCTTCTCAGAGTCTTCGGATGTTTATGCCTTTGggtaagaattttcaaaaaacttcaaaaattcgagaacaaattttcataaatataaattgtttcaaattttttaagtaccGTTTGGTACGAGTTGCTTTGCGGCGAATGGCCGTTTAAAGGACAACCACCCGAAGCCATTATTTGGCAGGTTGGGAAAGGAATGAAGCAGACACTCGCGAATCTTGAGGCATCGCGTGACGTCAAGGtagctatgaaaaaaaaaaaaagaaaacaaaaatacatttcaaaatAATGCATTAACATGTTCTATGAAAAATAGAGAACCActaaaatttgaaatgattCGTTGTTCGGTTCTCAACTTGATGTaattcataataaaaaaaagttttttaaagcATGCTATCCCTTTGTTGACAGGATATATTGATGTTATGTTGGTCTTATCGGCCGGAAAATCGTCCTGACTTCACAAAGTTACTGGACACGCTCGAAAAGCTGCCTCGCAAACGTTTAGCACGTAGCCCATCGCATCCTATACATCTTTCGCGCTCCGCCGAATccgtattttaaaaaataataaaaaccgcgtaaaaacgaaaaaaaaatgattacacGGGCGTTGACGTttttaaaacagaaataaaaaacataataTCGATTGACGATTTTCCGAGAGGTGATGCGAACAAATTCGAGAGGataggaagaaaaatttttgatcgATCATCTTTATTAACTCTTCTATTTAATAATCTTGGTTTTTCTCGAAGTCGTTGGGTCTGTACGCTCCTGTAAATAAGCATTttcaaataacgaaaaaatatgacgAAAAACGGAACATTCGTAAGTTTCGATATAACGAagaagtaataataataattataatcaaATGACAATTATAACGGAGTGTCCTTATCAATCAAAGATTAAATCCATGTGGCACGTTAGTTGAACGAGAAGAACGACATCAATGAAGAGATAACTGACGAAGATTTTAGAATCCAATATTTAAGGATACATTGTGCACCTAGAAgtgagaaaatcattggaagcattttttttttggaaatcgaaGCAATCGGATAAGGAGTTTTCATGACCGGAACCTTAACATTTCGCGAAATATTTCCAACGGTTTTCATACGAAAAGTGGCCAACAACAGAACCAACGGTTTCATAAATAGTCTACCGTTTCAAAATTCCGTTCAAGAAGAATTTCGGA includes:
- the ksr gene encoding kinase suppressor of Ras 2; translated protein: MADTEDAEEEIRRALYVVQSMIDISADRLEGLRTQCSTSAVLTQQEIRTLEGKLIKLYSKQLVTKAKLPVDSLPAEMRQYPSIQQWLRVVGLTPESIQMVCAKIVSLEILKEKSEHELSGILGENNERHAEELRRLCRALHNLRRYIDVLLRDDMENSDMNLYWDSWDRHHLRSGPSPRPVRSRVTRVSVPTEDSIPYQNNNNNNSNSETLGQASSIICLAASSPPLTPLLGRQERTPGVKLPTTPPPSKRHQTGLHTNSTQPEVFPLTKSKSHESQLANRLENGDPAASCPNEHLQTRRRSRLPTEPGSCSSNADITTESLMPNTNSPIKSPPYSSAESDDNSYKGSVSSSLQVPKSPRTPTVTRGMGHIIAHRFTKTFKMMTTCDYCDKQMFIGTGLKCTECKYKCHRDCESKVPPSCGLPQELFDEFKRTLQADGMINASPVLSKLGITSPNHHNPSILNSMNQRDRRYRTYPHPAINVPFPGADSSSNTSSCNSSTPSSPALLPGNTTQTHQATTKQQFHFPDVTLNDRGIMLGNHQLEGTTMSSDSDRTVSISGSGSVSTDSERTPVRVDSQDSQVSDGEPGDSRWPRQNSLSMREWDIPYDELKIGEPIGIGRFGTVYRGNWHGDVAIKVLNMDDYLDDDKTLEAFKLEVATFRKTRHENLVLFMGACMKPPRLAIVTSMSKGMTLYTHIHLLKDKFYMNKTTIIAQQISQGMGYLHARGIIHKDLKSKNIFLENGKVVITDFGLFSVTKLCYGNRKGNGLSIPPGWLCYLAPEIVRRLRPQQNRDQEELPFSESSDVYAFGTVWYELLCGEWPFKGQPPEAIIWQVGKGMKQTLANLEASRDVKDILMLCWSYRPENRPDFTKLLDTLEKLPRKRLARSPSHPIHLSRSAESVF